A DNA window from Paenibacillus sp. HWE-109 contains the following coding sequences:
- a CDS encoding glycoside hydrolase family 88/105 protein, whose amino-acid sequence MAVVMKEHIRNAADRVYRYMTESRSTDWGMNIHEWDWVPGVGTIALLHYYDRTGNKDVLDYLIRWVERNQEKAGRTKVINSMAPFAIFPRLYELTKETYYLDQAKQISQWIVQEAPRTREGAFEHTVTEKDSFPEQVWADTIFMAVLLLARTAKATNDASLATQALEQVSLHLRLLQDEATGVLFHGWNCVKEDHLSAARWTRANAWVCVAVPEILQEIAGLVAIPEQIRESYKRMMDGLITYQNEHGLWHTVMDRSDFYQETSGSAGIACGMMLAIRTGMLNESYRVHVSKALDGVLSKINATGEVNSVSGGTPIMPTIEAYQSIEQIPTLYGQGLVLMLLAECSGLA is encoded by the coding sequence ATGGCTGTTGTTATGAAAGAACATATAAGAAATGCTGCCGATCGTGTTTATCGCTATATGACGGAAAGCAGATCGACCGACTGGGGAATGAATATCCATGAATGGGATTGGGTCCCGGGTGTCGGTACGATTGCCTTGCTGCATTATTACGATAGAACAGGCAATAAGGATGTATTGGACTATTTAATCAGGTGGGTCGAGCGAAATCAAGAGAAAGCAGGTCGTACGAAGGTGATTAATTCGATGGCGCCTTTTGCCATATTTCCCCGATTGTACGAACTAACCAAAGAGACATATTATTTAGATCAAGCGAAACAAATTTCACAGTGGATCGTGCAAGAGGCTCCGCGCACGCGTGAAGGTGCGTTCGAGCATACGGTTACGGAAAAAGACAGTTTCCCTGAACAGGTGTGGGCTGATACGATATTCATGGCTGTGCTGCTCCTTGCCCGCACGGCAAAAGCAACGAATGACGCGAGTCTTGCCACGCAAGCGCTGGAACAGGTAAGCTTGCATTTGCGCTTGCTGCAGGATGAAGCAACGGGAGTTCTGTTCCACGGATGGAACTGCGTGAAGGAAGACCACTTGTCCGCAGCAAGATGGACACGTGCGAATGCCTGGGTTTGCGTGGCCGTGCCGGAAATCCTGCAAGAGATCGCAGGACTCGTTGCGATTCCTGAACAAATCAGAGAAAGCTACAAGCGGATGATGGACGGTTTAATCACTTATCAAAACGAACATGGTTTGTGGCACACGGTGATGGACCGCTCAGACTTTTATCAAGAGACGTCAGGCAGTGCGGGTATTGCCTGCGGAATGATGCTGGCTATCCGCACTGGCATGCTGAATGAGAGTTATCGTGTGCATGTTTCCAAAGCATTAGATGGCGTTCTGAGCAAGATTAACGCGACCGGGGAAGTGAACAGCGTTTCCGGGGGGACACCCATCATGCCGACGATTGAGGCTTATCAATCCATTGAGCAAATTCCAACCTTATATGGTCAAGGTCTTGTTCTGATGCTGCTGGCGGAGTGCTCGGGTCTTGCGTAA
- a CDS encoding ABC transporter permease — MNVQTSASAKTAPRKRSLLRSMYRYRRLYVLALPGIIYFLLFHYLPMWGVLIAFQDYSPFQGFFGSEWVGFKHFVDFFQGDNFLKLLGNTLMINLLKLVLFFPAPIVLALLLNEIRNALYKRFVQTIVYLPHFLSWVIVIGIYSLMFSSTGFVNELVVMFGGTAKKWMMMPELFQITIVLQNIWKETGWGTIIFLAALSSVSPELYEAAVMDGASRWRQLWNITLPSIRPTIIMLLLLQLGHILNTGFEQIFLMLNPLVLDVGDVFATYVYREGILQGDFSFASAAGLFNSLVGLILILGANKLTKKLGEEGLF, encoded by the coding sequence ATGAATGTACAAACTTCTGCGTCAGCTAAGACCGCCCCCCGCAAACGTTCACTGCTGCGAAGCATGTACCGCTATCGCAGGCTGTATGTGCTCGCGCTTCCCGGCATCATTTATTTTCTGCTGTTTCATTACTTGCCCATGTGGGGCGTGCTGATTGCGTTTCAAGACTACAGCCCGTTTCAAGGGTTTTTCGGAAGTGAATGGGTCGGTTTCAAGCATTTTGTGGATTTCTTTCAAGGGGACAATTTCTTAAAACTGCTGGGCAATACTTTGATGATCAATTTGTTGAAACTCGTCTTATTCTTTCCCGCGCCGATTGTGTTGGCGCTGCTGCTGAATGAGATTCGAAATGCGCTATACAAGAGGTTTGTGCAAACGATTGTTTATTTGCCGCACTTTTTGTCCTGGGTCATTGTCATAGGTATCTATTCACTGATGTTTTCTTCCACAGGCTTCGTTAATGAACTCGTCGTCATGTTTGGAGGAACAGCCAAGAAGTGGATGATGATGCCGGAGCTGTTTCAAATTACGATCGTACTGCAAAACATATGGAAAGAAACGGGCTGGGGGACGATCATTTTCCTTGCAGCTTTAAGCAGTGTATCGCCTGAACTTTATGAGGCCGCTGTGATGGATGGCGCGAGCCGCTGGCGCCAGCTGTGGAACATTACACTTCCATCGATCCGTCCGACGATCATCATGCTGCTCTTGCTGCAGCTAGGGCATATTCTGAATACCGGTTTCGAGCAAATCTTCTTGATGTTGAATCCGCTCGTACTGGATGTGGGAGACGTATTTGCAACTTATGTGTATAGGGAAGGGATTCTCCAAGGGGACTTCAGTTTTGCCTCAGCGGCTGGGTTGTTCAACTCCCTCGTAGGACTCATTCTCATTCTGGGCGCAAATAAACTCACCAAAAAACTAGGCGAAGAAGGGCTCTTCTAG
- a CDS encoding carbohydrate ABC transporter permease codes for MRFKRTLSEVLFDRLNYVLLALISAAMMLPFVNVLASSLSSGVELSRGGLVLWPRGWSLEAYSYIFKQGDLIKALGVTIFITVIGTALNLIITFTLAYALSKSQLPFRNPMLMLVFFTTLFSGGMIPTFILVKNLGLLDSLWALIIPGAASAFNIIIVKSFMQTIPDGLEESATIDGCTEYGTFFRIVLPISMPIIATMILFYAVGHWNEFFQAILYINNPSKWPMQVFLRQVLLVLSSSELNASMIDQDQMMELAEPIKMAMVIVATVPIVIVYPFLQKYFVKGVMIGSIKG; via the coding sequence ATGAGATTTAAAAGAACCTTGAGCGAAGTCCTATTTGATCGCTTGAATTATGTCCTGCTTGCTCTTATATCGGCGGCTATGATGCTGCCATTCGTCAATGTCCTTGCTTCGTCGCTGTCCAGCGGGGTAGAACTGAGCAGAGGAGGACTTGTACTCTGGCCGCGCGGATGGTCGCTGGAAGCATACAGCTATATTTTCAAGCAAGGGGATCTGATCAAAGCGTTAGGCGTAACTATCTTCATTACCGTTATTGGTACAGCGTTAAATCTAATTATTACATTTACACTCGCTTATGCCTTATCCAAATCGCAGCTGCCCTTCCGCAATCCGATGCTGATGCTGGTGTTCTTCACAACACTTTTCAGCGGCGGGATGATTCCTACGTTTATCCTGGTCAAGAATCTGGGTCTGCTGGACAGCCTATGGGCGTTAATCATTCCCGGAGCGGCAAGCGCATTTAACATCATCATTGTAAAATCTTTCATGCAGACCATCCCGGATGGACTCGAAGAGTCGGCTACGATTGACGGCTGCACCGAATATGGCACATTCTTCCGGATTGTGCTCCCGATTTCAATGCCGATTATCGCAACCATGATTTTATTTTACGCTGTAGGACATTGGAACGAGTTTTTCCAAGCTATTTTATATATCAATAATCCGTCCAAATGGCCGATGCAAGTGTTTTTGCGCCAAGTTTTGTTGGTCCTAAGCTCATCAGAGCTCAATGCGTCTATGATCGATCAGGATCAAATGATGGAATTGGCAGAACCGATCAAAATGGCGATGGTCATCGTGGCTACAGTGCCAATCGTTATCGTGTATCCGTTTTTGCAAAAATATTTTGTGAAGGGCGTTATGATCGGTTCGATCAAGGGTTGA
- a CDS encoding extracellular solute-binding protein, with amino-acid sequence MKKLSQKTIYTCFTVLIGGTLILSGCGKTEDTSSTAKATDNKASAAPSKPVPIAFSMNVNTVPDVDNNDGIKWLNQKFNMDLKFTPIPNSNFQEKFNAMVASGSMPDVFTFNFDATAIRLIKQGAIAPLDEVIAKYPNLKYSKLHYDNVSYNGKIYGIPIARSLLSAPNAPLIRQDWLDKLKLPVPKTLDELYATMQAMTNNDPDGNGKKDTYGLQLGEITGRVGDFNGREFWGAGDLLFSFGLDGSGWVLKDGQLAMNESLPEYKTYLDWLKKAVSEGLVDPDFALNKANQAQDKFFKNGKGGIAFDFVSVIRNFTTTVPKTTPGAKLTAFEPPVGPTGKSGVVSGPGNVGAIFISSTAAKDANKVKTIMQWLDYGPSKENGYVAAGTQKYNKLQNFGLEGVTFKANSDGNVEVTDKDKLQKLGGGYILPTQALPSPENTNYTKDSDDPETLKLEIAANDILLKHLKASPIAGLQSATEQSTPDMYMDIVKAKVKYVMGQLSAAEWDQALKAFMDKNGTKVTQEYNEALKGAKK; translated from the coding sequence ATGAAAAAGCTATCTCAGAAAACGATTTACACCTGCTTCACCGTTCTTATCGGGGGAACGCTCATTTTATCCGGTTGCGGCAAAACAGAAGATACCTCGTCAACAGCCAAAGCGACAGACAACAAGGCTTCCGCAGCTCCTTCGAAACCGGTGCCTATCGCGTTCTCGATGAACGTGAATACCGTTCCCGATGTGGATAACAACGATGGTATTAAGTGGTTAAATCAAAAGTTTAATATGGATCTGAAATTCACGCCGATTCCAAACTCGAATTTTCAAGAAAAATTCAATGCCATGGTAGCTTCCGGTTCAATGCCGGATGTATTCACCTTTAACTTCGATGCCACCGCAATTCGACTTATTAAACAAGGAGCTATTGCTCCGCTGGACGAGGTTATTGCGAAATATCCGAACTTAAAATATTCGAAGCTGCATTATGACAATGTTAGCTATAACGGCAAGATTTATGGCATTCCAATCGCCCGTTCACTGCTTTCCGCTCCGAATGCACCGTTGATCCGCCAAGATTGGCTGGATAAGCTGAAGCTGCCGGTTCCTAAGACGCTGGATGAGCTGTATGCCACGATGCAAGCGATGACGAACAACGACCCGGACGGCAACGGCAAGAAAGATACTTACGGCCTGCAGCTTGGTGAAATTACCGGTCGCGTAGGCGACTTTAATGGTCGGGAATTCTGGGGAGCAGGCGATTTGCTGTTCAGTTTCGGTCTGGACGGTTCCGGGTGGGTGCTGAAAGACGGTCAACTTGCCATGAATGAATCGCTGCCAGAGTACAAAACCTATCTAGATTGGTTGAAAAAAGCGGTTAGTGAAGGCCTCGTCGATCCCGATTTTGCCTTGAACAAAGCGAACCAGGCACAGGATAAATTTTTCAAGAATGGTAAAGGCGGTATTGCTTTTGACTTCGTATCCGTAATCCGCAATTTTACAACGACTGTTCCCAAAACAACACCGGGTGCCAAATTGACAGCCTTCGAACCGCCGGTTGGACCTACAGGTAAAAGCGGCGTTGTGTCTGGTCCAGGCAACGTGGGTGCGATCTTTATCAGCTCGACAGCTGCTAAAGATGCCAATAAAGTGAAGACGATTATGCAATGGCTGGACTATGGTCCTTCCAAGGAGAATGGATATGTCGCAGCAGGCACGCAAAAATACAATAAGCTTCAGAACTTCGGTTTGGAAGGCGTAACATTCAAAGCGAACAGCGACGGCAATGTCGAAGTGACGGACAAGGATAAGCTGCAGAAGCTGGGCGGCGGCTACATTTTACCAACACAAGCGCTTCCGAGCCCGGAAAACACGAACTATACCAAAGATTCCGATGATCCGGAAACATTGAAGCTGGAAATCGCAGCGAATGATATTTTGCTCAAACATCTCAAAGCAAGCCCAATTGCTGGACTGCAATCGGCTACCGAGCAGAGCACACCAGATATGTACATGGATATTGTCAAAGCCAAAGTTAAATATGTGATGGGTCAATTGAGTGCTGCGGAGTGGGATCAGGCGTTGAAAGCTTTTATGGATAAAAATGGAACCAAAGTAACGCAAGAGTACAACGAAGCGCTCAAAGGTGCTAAGAAGTAA
- a CDS encoding S-layer homology domain-containing protein: MNWIKKQISMVLLLSLTVSSFGLSAGPAAAASAVGMDENFNSLQPGTFSAANWTPTLTPDGSIQVVTDSADPTNQSVRLEKTTTTATSNLTLDRKNLSITGKAIVSYRFKSDETSGTKSAPYIYGAGTSNNIISLSLSGANITAYNGGTSSSIQSGFQAGQWYHIQFVLDTATKKYDAYMDGVKKAAGFSFRDTTANTDTLKLIRFSIDKAQKGTIQFDDLFVDQLPDTIGMEPAYHLSVSAAHNSQVTAAFSDHTLDVTDKVYYSSSNPAVASVNKRGVVTGLSTGTAVITSSLGDLTAATTVTVSSASVLNAVQLDQADYQLNEGQQQLSVLTAVYSSGPVQVNGMPGVSFVSSNPTVASVDASSGLLRALHYGTSVLTATYGDKSTTATVTIAPVLQELLSVSPGAAGMELAVGGTAGSITKAVYSDGQSFDISSMASYYSDQPSVAAADQLGNVHAIAPGQAVITVTYSTKSVSYPVRVSSIQLDSRAYTLANGAAHSTKVSLIGPGGQSVDVTGQSTFRAADPSIIQVDASGKVTALRSGTTSVIVSYGASEAKAIVTVLGEVASSEFTLQTAASDATISVRISAGGNALHGAVGPIHSAQAEFDYNPAELQFVGATPVMFAGNGTSLAVTDSVYQIAGQPTGYQSVITPENGRVLYAATVIGDGNETHSVGAGSSRGIATLVFRVQHPGSTVSLGVNKMSLGMLSNDTVVQTSPSQLDAQIKLETIAPVWSENSKVTVDQVSVNSLKLTWIGATDNVGVTGYRIYNGSHLAAAVAAPASTLTVANLQASTTYTFRVQAGDAAGNWTNDGPFVTVQTASESGSSEPSPSTPVPSAPAPTPTPSPSEKPKIEVQPDPVTPAKPVEPKPFKDVTANFAWASKAIETLTAKGIIQGTSNTTFDPSKEVTRADAVTLLVRALNLKADFHENFNDVSEKDYYYQALGIAKELGILSGTGNNDAIPGQAITRQDLFVLFVRALNASGKLNIQVNESVLDPYQDRSSIAPYAINSIAAMVQLGIVEGDGAGINPRGTASRAEMAVVLFRLLDKLSILPH; this comes from the coding sequence ATGAATTGGATAAAAAAGCAAATATCTATGGTACTGCTGCTCAGTTTAACCGTAAGTTCCTTTGGCTTATCGGCGGGCCCGGCAGCAGCAGCTTCGGCTGTTGGCATGGATGAAAATTTCAACTCGCTCCAACCGGGGACCTTCTCAGCCGCGAATTGGACGCCGACGCTAACGCCTGACGGTTCAATTCAGGTCGTGACAGACAGTGCTGATCCAACAAATCAGAGCGTACGACTTGAGAAAACGACAACAACAGCGACCAGCAATCTGACCCTGGATCGCAAAAATTTATCGATCACCGGAAAAGCGATCGTCAGCTATCGCTTCAAATCGGACGAGACAAGCGGCACGAAGTCGGCGCCTTATATTTACGGCGCCGGCACAAGTAATAACATCATCAGCTTATCTCTTTCTGGAGCGAATATTACCGCGTACAATGGCGGAACCAGCAGTTCCATTCAGTCTGGTTTTCAGGCGGGGCAATGGTATCATATCCAGTTCGTCCTGGATACCGCCACCAAAAAGTACGATGCCTACATGGATGGAGTGAAGAAAGCTGCGGGCTTCTCATTCAGGGATACGACAGCGAATACAGACACGTTGAAGCTTATTCGCTTCTCCATTGATAAAGCTCAGAAAGGCACCATCCAATTCGATGATTTATTCGTGGATCAACTGCCGGATACCATCGGCATGGAGCCTGCGTATCATCTAAGCGTAAGTGCAGCGCACAACTCGCAAGTTACGGCAGCTTTCAGTGATCATACCTTGGATGTGACGGACAAAGTGTATTACAGTTCCTCCAATCCGGCCGTTGCCTCCGTTAATAAACGAGGTGTCGTGACAGGATTAAGCACGGGAACAGCGGTTATCACTTCCTCGCTCGGAGATTTAACGGCAGCAACGACAGTTACAGTCAGTTCAGCATCTGTGCTGAATGCCGTACAGCTTGACCAGGCAGACTATCAATTGAATGAAGGACAGCAGCAGCTTTCTGTATTAACGGCTGTCTACTCCTCTGGTCCGGTGCAAGTTAACGGCATGCCGGGTGTTTCCTTCGTTTCGAGCAATCCGACTGTCGCGTCCGTCGATGCCAGCAGCGGCTTGCTGCGCGCTCTTCATTACGGTACATCAGTACTTACCGCTACCTATGGAGATAAAAGTACGACAGCAACAGTAACCATAGCTCCTGTCCTGCAAGAACTGTTATCGGTCTCTCCCGGTGCAGCCGGAATGGAACTTGCAGTAGGCGGGACGGCAGGAAGCATTACGAAAGCCGTGTATTCGGATGGTCAGTCATTCGATATTAGCAGCATGGCCAGCTATTATTCTGACCAGCCATCTGTTGCAGCAGCGGATCAGCTAGGCAACGTGCACGCCATTGCGCCTGGGCAAGCGGTCATAACCGTAACGTACAGTACGAAAAGTGTCAGCTATCCAGTCAGGGTATCTTCGATTCAACTGGATAGCAGGGCGTATACGTTAGCTAATGGAGCGGCTCATTCGACGAAAGTCAGTTTGATCGGACCGGGAGGACAATCGGTTGACGTTACCGGGCAGTCTACCTTCCGAGCAGCGGACCCTTCCATCATTCAGGTGGATGCGTCTGGGAAAGTTACGGCTCTGCGCAGCGGCACGACAAGTGTGATCGTTAGTTATGGCGCTTCTGAAGCCAAGGCTATCGTTACTGTTCTAGGTGAAGTTGCCTCCTCCGAGTTTACACTGCAGACTGCGGCTTCGGATGCTACAATAAGCGTTCGAATTAGCGCAGGCGGGAACGCTCTTCACGGAGCAGTAGGACCCATTCATTCCGCGCAAGCGGAGTTCGACTATAACCCTGCAGAGCTGCAATTCGTTGGTGCGACCCCAGTAATGTTCGCAGGTAATGGTACTTCGTTGGCCGTGACTGATAGTGTATATCAAATCGCTGGTCAGCCTACCGGTTATCAAAGTGTGATTACGCCGGAGAACGGACGTGTCTTGTACGCAGCAACCGTAATCGGCGATGGGAATGAAACTCACTCCGTTGGCGCTGGCTCATCCAGGGGGATTGCCACGCTTGTCTTTCGTGTTCAGCATCCAGGCTCAACTGTGAGTTTGGGAGTTAATAAAATGAGTCTTGGCATGTTGAGCAATGATACCGTCGTTCAGACGAGTCCGAGCCAATTAGACGCGCAAATCAAGTTAGAAACAATAGCTCCTGTGTGGTCGGAGAACAGTAAGGTAACGGTCGACCAAGTAAGTGTGAATAGTTTAAAGCTGACTTGGATTGGAGCGACCGATAACGTGGGGGTGACGGGGTATCGGATTTATAACGGAAGCCATTTGGCAGCTGCGGTTGCTGCGCCAGCAAGCACACTTACAGTTGCGAATTTGCAAGCTTCAACAACATATACCTTCCGAGTACAAGCAGGGGATGCTGCTGGCAACTGGACGAATGATGGACCTTTCGTGACCGTGCAAACGGCATCGGAGAGTGGTAGTTCGGAACCATCGCCATCGACACCGGTGCCATCTGCGCCAGCACCAACACCAACACCATCTCCATCGGAGAAACCTAAGATAGAGGTGCAACCAGACCCGGTAACACCAGCCAAACCGGTTGAACCGAAGCCGTTTAAGGATGTTACGGCGAACTTCGCCTGGGCTTCCAAAGCCATTGAAACGCTAACTGCGAAAGGCATTATTCAAGGCACATCGAATACGACTTTTGACCCGAGTAAAGAGGTCACACGCGCAGATGCGGTTACCTTGCTTGTACGGGCGTTGAACCTGAAAGCAGACTTTCATGAAAATTTCAACGATGTCAGCGAGAAAGACTATTACTACCAAGCACTCGGTATCGCCAAAGAGCTCGGCATCCTGTCAGGTACAGGAAATAACGATGCCATACCGGGCCAGGCAATCACCAGACAAGATCTGTTTGTTCTTTTTGTCAGAGCACTGAACGCAAGCGGTAAGTTGAATATTCAAGTTAATGAATCCGTGCTTGACCCGTATCAGGATCGCAGCAGCATTGCTCCATATGCCATAAACAGCATTGCCGCCATGGTTCAACTAGGCATAGTGGAAGGCGACGGAGCAGGAATCAACCCACGGGGAACGGCCTCCCGAGCGGAAATGGCTGTCGTGTTATTCAGACTGCTGGATAAGCTGTCGATCCTACCGCATTAA
- a CDS encoding ABC transporter substrate-binding protein gives MVTKSKVIIPVVLGVSLMLSGCNFTTKKDAAATPTPGSTETAAVNNTPVDIELLGMSSNETDLNIVRDQLAKNGFNVKLNVQPDYGTFKAQQDAGNFDVALSSWTTVTGNPDYAVRSLFKTGGDYSIMSDPEIDKLIDQASAQTPEQYTETYKKFEQQLVLDKAYIAPLYNSLKAQAFNQDVLKKESVRLSKSRSLPWEELDFKDAAKRAKDPIILQSALPSLTSLDPIKANDGSINIINTNMYVRLLNLTDDDKLTADGSLSYNFAIAEGNSDYYFVLRDDIHFAQIKDKLAADSGERVGAEDVIFSLNRAKDKNSVPNHRTFTLHEHIQKVELVTDPAVLESVKLSGGSGTLKSGLEKGLDSKISTLVSDKNQASNKEGKYQVVKLTTTQPFPQVLNYLAHQSAGIVSKKQVQSINTYDVAKYDVNKDISYGDQSTVTEGAKYNNALYTSGPYILSYKNDYEAVFYKNPGYMKGTKYEPKVDSIKVRFIKDAESSLSALRSGEIHLFYGVSEIKFDVIKADTKLALQTVPSNAVSYLLFNTKNREVAKSADLRRAVLYSVNQDEFLAYYKNNKFKAVSTLSPIVKTGLEVKADAAKAKDFLNKYKASK, from the coding sequence ATGGTTACCAAAAGCAAGGTCATTATCCCCGTCGTCCTCGGCGTCTCATTGATGCTGAGCGGATGCAATTTCACGACAAAAAAAGATGCGGCAGCGACGCCAACACCAGGTTCAACAGAAACAGCAGCCGTCAACAACACGCCCGTTGATATCGAACTGCTAGGAATGAGTTCCAATGAGACAGACCTCAACATCGTGCGTGATCAACTTGCCAAAAACGGTTTCAACGTGAAGCTGAACGTTCAGCCGGATTACGGTACATTCAAAGCCCAGCAAGACGCAGGCAACTTCGACGTTGCACTCTCCAGCTGGACCACGGTTACAGGAAACCCGGACTATGCGGTACGTTCCCTTTTCAAAACAGGCGGCGACTACAGCATTATGTCAGATCCTGAGATCGACAAGCTGATCGACCAAGCCTCGGCGCAAACACCAGAGCAATACACTGAGACATATAAGAAATTCGAACAACAGCTAGTCCTTGACAAAGCCTATATCGCACCACTCTATAACTCGCTCAAAGCACAAGCTTTCAATCAAGACGTTCTGAAAAAAGAGTCTGTGCGTCTGTCGAAGTCACGCTCCCTTCCTTGGGAAGAGCTCGATTTCAAGGATGCCGCCAAACGTGCGAAGGACCCGATTATTCTGCAATCTGCCCTTCCTTCCCTAACATCGCTTGACCCGATCAAAGCTAACGACGGCTCGATCAACATTATCAACACGAACATGTATGTACGTCTGCTCAATTTGACAGACGACGACAAATTAACGGCTGACGGGTCTCTCTCTTACAACTTCGCGATTGCTGAAGGCAATTCCGATTACTACTTCGTACTGCGGGACGATATTCATTTCGCGCAGATCAAAGACAAGCTAGCTGCCGACTCAGGCGAACGCGTGGGTGCAGAAGATGTTATCTTCTCGCTGAATCGCGCCAAGGACAAAAATTCCGTACCCAACCACCGTACGTTCACACTGCATGAGCATATTCAAAAGGTAGAGCTTGTGACAGACCCTGCGGTACTCGAATCCGTTAAGTTATCCGGCGGCTCCGGCACGCTCAAATCCGGCTTGGAAAAAGGTCTTGATTCCAAGATCTCAACATTGGTATCCGACAAGAATCAAGCAAGCAACAAAGAAGGCAAATATCAGGTTGTCAAACTGACGACTACACAGCCGTTCCCGCAAGTATTGAACTATCTGGCGCACCAATCGGCTGGCATCGTCTCAAAGAAACAAGTCCAAAGCATCAATACGTACGATGTAGCCAAATATGATGTTAATAAAGACATTTCCTACGGCGATCAATCGACGGTTACTGAGGGTGCCAAATACAACAATGCTTTGTACACAAGCGGCCCTTATATCCTGTCCTACAAGAATGATTATGAGGCTGTTTTCTACAAAAACCCAGGTTATATGAAGGGTACGAAGTACGAGCCGAAAGTTGACTCGATCAAAGTTCGTTTCATCAAAGATGCTGAAAGCTCCTTGTCGGCGCTCAGAAGCGGTGAGATTCACCTGTTCTATGGCGTATCCGAGATTAAGTTCGATGTCATCAAAGCTGATACCAAGCTTGCGCTTCAAACAGTCCCAAGCAATGCTGTCTCCTATCTGTTGTTCAACACCAAGAACCGCGAGGTTGCCAAAAGCGCTGACTTAAGACGAGCTGTGCTGTACTCGGTCAATCAGGACGAGTTCCTCGCTTACTACAAAAACAACAAGTTCAAAGCGGTATCGACGTTAAGCCCGATTGTCAAAACAGGTCTGGAAGTCAAGGCAGACGCTGCCAAAGCGAAGGATTTCCTGAACAAGTACAAAGCTAGCAAGTAA